The Stappia sp. genome window below encodes:
- a CDS encoding NADP-dependent isocitrate dehydrogenase, with amino-acid sequence MAKIKVENPVVELDGDEMTRIIWQFIKDKLIHPYLDIDLKYYDLGIEKRDETDDQITVDAANAIKEYGVGVKCATITPDEARVEEFGLKRMYRSPNGTIRNILGGVIFREPIIMKNVPRLVPGWTQPIIVGRHAFGDQYRATDFRFPGKGKLTVKFVGEDGTEIEHEVFDAPSSGVAMAMYNLDDSIRDFARASMNYALQRGVPCYLSTKNTILKAYDGRFKDLFQEIFDTEFKDAFEAKKIWYEHRLIDDMVAAALKWSGGYVWACKNYDGDVQSDIVAQGFGSLGLMTSVLMTPDGKTVEAEAAHGTVTRHYRQHQRGEETSTNPIASIFAWTRGLAHRAKLDGNDELAKFAATLEKVCIDTVESGHMTKDLALLVGPDQKWLTTNGFLDKIDENLQKAMAG; translated from the coding sequence ATGGCGAAGATTAAGGTTGAAAACCCGGTTGTCGAACTCGACGGCGACGAAATGACCCGGATCATCTGGCAGTTCATCAAGGACAAGCTGATCCACCCCTACCTCGACATCGACCTGAAGTACTACGACCTCGGCATCGAGAAGCGCGACGAGACCGACGACCAGATCACCGTCGACGCGGCCAACGCGATCAAGGAATACGGCGTCGGCGTGAAATGCGCCACGATCACCCCGGACGAGGCGCGCGTCGAGGAATTCGGCCTCAAGCGCATGTACCGCTCGCCGAACGGCACCATCCGCAACATCCTCGGCGGCGTGATCTTCCGCGAGCCGATCATCATGAAGAACGTGCCCCGCCTGGTGCCGGGCTGGACCCAGCCGATCATCGTCGGCCGTCATGCCTTCGGCGACCAGTACCGCGCCACCGACTTCCGCTTCCCCGGCAAGGGCAAGCTGACGGTGAAATTCGTCGGCGAGGACGGCACGGAGATCGAGCACGAGGTCTTCGACGCCCCGTCGTCGGGCGTCGCGATGGCGATGTACAACCTCGACGATTCGATCCGCGACTTCGCCCGCGCCTCGATGAACTACGCCCTGCAGCGCGGCGTTCCCTGCTACCTGTCGACCAAGAACACGATCCTCAAGGCCTATGACGGACGCTTCAAGGATCTGTTCCAGGAGATCTTCGACACCGAGTTCAAGGACGCCTTCGAAGCCAAGAAGATCTGGTACGAGCACCGCCTGATCGACGACATGGTCGCCGCCGCTCTGAAGTGGTCGGGCGGCTACGTCTGGGCCTGCAAGAACTACGACGGCGACGTCCAGTCCGACATCGTCGCCCAGGGCTTCGGCTCGCTGGGCCTGATGACCTCGGTGCTGATGACCCCGGACGGCAAGACGGTGGAAGCGGAGGCCGCGCACGGCACCGTCACCCGCCACTACCGCCAGCACCAGCGCGGCGAGGAGACCTCGACCAACCCGATCGCCTCGATCTTCGCCTGGACCCGCGGTCTGGCCCATCGCGCCAAGCTCGACGGCAACGACGAGCTGGCGAAGTTCGCCGCGACCCTGGAAAAGGTCTGCATCGACACGGTGGAATCGGGGCACATGACCAAGGATCTGGCGCTGCTCGTCGGCCCGGACCAGAAGTGGCTGACCACCAACGGCTTCCTCGACAAGATCGACGAGAACCTGCAGAAGGCCATGGCCGGCTGA
- a CDS encoding HdeD family acid-resistance protein: MTAQTHPVPITETVRDKWGWFLALGIALVIGGAAMITVPLASSIAVTLVIAVAFAIGGAAQIWHAFSVKGWSGFLWDILTGVIALVGAVAVYFNPVIGAFALTLVVAGILLAQGLTQILLAFKVRPHDGWGWLLAAGLLSILAALCIWFEFPSSALWALGLLAGTAVLINGWSYIAIALSARRMKAAG, translated from the coding sequence ATGACCGCTCAGACACACCCCGTTCCCATCACCGAGACCGTTCGCGACAAATGGGGCTGGTTCCTGGCGCTCGGGATCGCGCTCGTGATCGGCGGCGCCGCCATGATCACGGTGCCGCTCGCCAGTTCCATCGCCGTCACGCTGGTGATCGCCGTGGCCTTCGCCATCGGCGGCGCCGCCCAGATCTGGCACGCCTTCTCCGTCAAGGGCTGGAGCGGCTTCCTGTGGGATATCCTCACGGGCGTCATCGCGCTGGTGGGCGCGGTCGCCGTCTACTTCAACCCGGTCATCGGCGCCTTCGCGCTGACGCTGGTGGTCGCCGGCATCCTGCTGGCGCAGGGGCTGACCCAGATCCTGCTCGCCTTCAAGGTCCGCCCGCATGACGGCTGGGGCTGGCTGCTGGCCGCGGGCCTGCTGTCGATCCTGGCGGCCCTGTGCATCTGGTTCGAGTTCCCGTCGTCCGCGCTGTGGGCGCTCGGCCTGCTCGCCGGCACGGCCGTGCTGATCAACGGCTGGAGCTATATCGCCATCGCCCTGTCGGCACGGCGCATGAAGGCGGCCGGCTGA
- the murI gene encoding glutamate racemase, with protein sequence MAAREGGADPARPVLVFDSGVGGLSVAREIRRLTLERAIVYLADDAGFPYGAWEGDALTRRCVDLVRKAVSEHDPAAVVVACNTASTLILPPLRAALAIPVVGTVPAIKPAAARSRSGLVSVLATPATVTRDYTFDLIHRFAPETAITLVGAGGLAALAEDKLAGRPVDRDRLAAEIAPCFCERDGARTDVVVLACTHFPLLREELEAVAPWPVDWLDPAPAIARRLCEVLDVDPGARAAGGARGAVTAVSTSGRDLAVVRAVLDAVARS encoded by the coding sequence ATGGCCGCGCGCGAGGGCGGGGCGGACCCGGCACGGCCGGTGCTCGTCTTCGACAGCGGGGTCGGCGGGCTCAGCGTGGCGCGCGAGATCCGGCGCCTGACCCTTGAGCGGGCAATCGTCTATCTCGCCGACGATGCCGGCTTTCCCTATGGCGCGTGGGAGGGGGATGCGCTTACCCGACGCTGCGTCGACCTGGTGCGCAAGGCCGTGTCCGAACACGATCCGGCGGCTGTCGTCGTCGCCTGCAACACCGCCTCGACGCTGATCCTGCCGCCGCTGCGCGCCGCTCTCGCCATCCCCGTCGTCGGCACCGTGCCGGCGATCAAGCCGGCCGCGGCGCGCTCGCGGTCCGGCCTCGTCTCGGTGCTGGCGACGCCGGCGACGGTCACCCGCGACTACACATTCGACCTGATCCATCGCTTCGCGCCGGAGACCGCGATCACGCTGGTCGGGGCGGGCGGTCTTGCCGCGCTCGCGGAAGACAAGCTCGCCGGGCGCCCGGTCGACAGGGATCGGCTCGCCGCCGAGATCGCGCCCTGCTTCTGCGAACGGGACGGCGCGCGCACCGATGTCGTGGTGCTGGCCTGCACCCATTTTCCGCTGTTGCGGGAGGAGCTTGAGGCGGTGGCGCCGTGGCCGGTGGACTGGCTCGATCCTGCACCGGCCATCGCCCGCCGGCTTTGCGAGGTGCTGGACGTGGACCCCGGCGCGCGGGCGGCGGGAGGCGCGCGCGGTGCCGTCACGGCCGTGTCGACCTCGGGCCGGGATCTGGCGGTGGTTCGCGCCGTCCTCGACGCCGTCGCACGGTCGTGA
- a CDS encoding GNAT family N-acetyltransferase, with product MDTARLVIRPAKPPDHAAIAALHIRSWQAAYAGTLPDAVLARDVPEGLTARWHSYTPQDRDLVLVARDAAADGPLLGFAAVWCRPQPYLDNLHVAPAARGRGVGRALMREIARHLTARGEHTLSLMVFEDNRSARAFYARLGGRETDRCDERPFGHRVTGVRVAWDDLTALL from the coding sequence ATGGACACCGCGCGCCTCGTCATCCGGCCGGCCAAACCGCCCGATCATGCCGCGATCGCCGCCCTGCACATCCGCAGCTGGCAGGCGGCCTATGCCGGCACGCTCCCCGACGCGGTGCTGGCGCGGGACGTGCCCGAGGGTCTCACGGCGCGCTGGCACAGCTACACGCCGCAGGACCGGGATCTGGTGCTGGTCGCCCGGGACGCGGCCGCCGACGGCCCCCTGCTCGGCTTCGCCGCCGTCTGGTGCCGGCCGCAGCCCTATCTCGACAATCTCCACGTCGCTCCCGCCGCCAGGGGACGCGGCGTCGGACGCGCCCTGATGCGCGAGATCGCCCGCCATCTGACAGCGCGCGGCGAGCACACCCTGTCGCTGATGGTCTTCGAGGACAATAGGTCCGCCCGCGCCTTCTATGCGCGGCTCGGCGGCCGGGAAACGGACCGCTGCGACGAAAGGCCCTTCGGCCACCGGGTCACCGGCGTGCGTGTCGCCTGGGACGACCTGACCGCGCTGCTTTGA
- a CDS encoding XRE family transcriptional regulator: MRDEDLADRLTRLRKARGLTLEDLAASSGVSRASLSRIERAQISPTAATLGRLAAAFGLSVAELFAGVAVSEAALQTREAQAVWRDPETGFVRRVLSPSTPGFRGSLIEGCLPAGAEIAYPVPPVADLEHHLVLLEGVLELSLADETYRLKPGDGVRFRLRGPSRYRATGARAARYILCAIAP; this comes from the coding sequence ATGCGCGACGAGGATCTGGCTGACCGGTTGACGCGCTTGCGCAAGGCGCGCGGTCTGACGCTGGAGGATCTGGCGGCCTCCAGCGGCGTCAGCCGGGCGAGCCTGTCGCGCATCGAGCGGGCGCAGATCAGCCCCACGGCGGCGACGCTGGGGCGTCTTGCGGCCGCCTTCGGGCTGTCGGTGGCGGAGCTCTTCGCCGGCGTCGCGGTGTCGGAGGCGGCACTTCAGACGCGTGAGGCGCAGGCGGTCTGGCGGGATCCGGAGACGGGCTTCGTGCGGCGCGTCCTGTCGCCATCGACGCCCGGATTTCGCGGCAGTCTGATCGAGGGGTGTCTGCCTGCCGGGGCGGAGATCGCCTATCCGGTCCCGCCCGTCGCCGATCTGGAACACCATCTCGTCCTGCTGGAGGGCGTGCTTGAGCTGTCCCTCGCCGACGAGACCTATCGGTTGAAGCCGGGCGACGGCGTGCGTTTTCGCCTCCGTGGGCCGAGCCGCTACCGCGCGACCGGGGCCCGTGCGGCCCGCTACATCCTGTGCGCCATAGCGCCCTGA
- a CDS encoding ATP-binding protein, giving the protein MDLSGRWVRTLYGSLMVGVAIITGSLFVVISTLNTQNNEDKAETRQSLIWYSAQLVVEYKDLLHALDSLILEPGVTAHRAEVQARFDIVWSRAMRLGDGAVGRELERVDQGAGRIPDLARAVREADALVGRAASGDMAAAEILRAELLTWRPTLEAFRSGVYAIQRAAAERQRAVLRGTVDILLFLIIGLLVAGFSMGGLLLRDRSQLMRLRGQLERRVAERTDELAQANADLRAANDRLSQFNNLASHDLKEPVRKIGVFSDLLLDGIARRDAETIDYAAGVMRASAGRAKALISNLLTYSVASDRDLQREDVALGDLIARACDSLSEQIRECGAEIEVSGGDTRLDGDPVFLEQLFQNLIANAVKFRKPDQTPRVSIRVARGEDGRPLRVHVRDNGIGFDMAHKARVFEPFHRLHGREHFAGTGMGLAICAAIAQRHGWTMDVTSRPGAGADFFIDLGRSDLSREAQAPASVATAAE; this is encoded by the coding sequence ATGGATCTCAGCGGCAGGTGGGTGCGGACCCTCTACGGGTCGCTCATGGTGGGCGTTGCCATCATCACGGGCTCCCTCTTCGTCGTGATTTCGACCCTCAACACCCAGAACAACGAAGACAAGGCGGAAACCCGGCAGAGCCTGATCTGGTACAGCGCGCAGCTCGTCGTCGAGTACAAGGACCTGCTGCATGCGCTCGATTCGCTCATTCTGGAGCCGGGCGTGACGGCGCATCGCGCGGAGGTGCAGGCCCGGTTCGACATCGTCTGGAGCCGCGCCATGCGCCTCGGCGACGGGGCCGTGGGACGCGAGCTGGAACGGGTCGACCAGGGGGCGGGCCGCATTCCGGATCTCGCGAGGGCCGTGCGGGAGGCAGACGCCCTCGTCGGACGGGCGGCGTCGGGGGACATGGCGGCGGCCGAGATCCTGCGCGCCGAGCTGCTGACCTGGCGGCCGACGCTGGAGGCTTTCCGCTCCGGCGTCTACGCCATTCAGCGCGCGGCGGCCGAGCGCCAGCGCGCGGTCCTGCGCGGCACCGTCGACATACTCCTGTTTCTGATCATCGGCCTGTTGGTCGCGGGCTTTTCCATGGGCGGGCTGTTGCTGCGCGACCGGAGCCAGCTGATGCGTCTGCGCGGCCAGCTCGAGCGCCGGGTGGCCGAGCGCACCGACGAACTGGCGCAGGCCAATGCCGATCTGCGCGCCGCGAACGACCGCCTCAGCCAGTTCAACAACCTGGCCTCGCACGACCTGAAGGAGCCGGTGCGCAAGATCGGCGTCTTCTCGGATCTGCTGCTGGACGGCATCGCGCGGCGCGATGCGGAGACCATCGACTATGCCGCCGGCGTGATGCGCGCCTCGGCCGGGCGCGCCAAGGCGCTGATTTCCAATCTGCTGACCTATTCGGTCGCAAGCGACCGGGATCTCCAACGGGAGGACGTGGCGCTCGGCGACCTGATCGCCCGGGCGTGCGACAGCCTGTCGGAACAGATCCGAGAGTGCGGCGCGGAGATCGAGGTCTCCGGGGGCGACACCCGCCTCGACGGAGACCCCGTGTTTCTGGAGCAGTTGTTCCAGAATCTCATCGCCAATGCGGTCAAGTTCCGAAAGCCGGACCAGACGCCGCGCGTGTCGATCCGGGTCGCGCGGGGCGAGGACGGACGGCCCCTGCGTGTCCATGTGCGCGACAATGGCATCGGCTTCGACATGGCGCACAAGGCCCGCGTCTTCGAGCCGTTTCACCGGCTGCACGGGCGTGAGCATTTCGCGGGAACCGGCATGGGACTGGCGATCTGCGCGGCGATCGCGCAGCGCCACGGCTGGACCATGGATGTGACCAGCCGCCCCGGCGCGGGGGCGGATTTCTTCATCGATCTCGGCCGGTCCGACCTGAGCCGGGAGGCGCAGGCGCCGGCCTCCGTCGCCACCGCCGCCGAGTGA
- a CDS encoding RNA methyltransferase — MSRNAKIREEARRLDLPPPVVILCEPQLGENIGTAARAMANFGLRDLRIVNPRDGWPSEKARAAASRADHVIEAVQVFDSVEAAIADLEFVFATTARSREVPKPVRGPDEAARTAIRLGAQGARTGYLFGRERWGLNNDEVALADEIVTLPVDPDFASLNIAQAVLVCAYEWRLKAVDGALPFRLDEETNPPAKKDDLQRLFEHLEGALDAVTFFRPPEKRPSMVRNLRNILQKATLTDQEVKTLRGVIAALERRPTRPHAESADAPSDG; from the coding sequence ATGAGCAGAAACGCAAAGATCCGCGAGGAGGCGCGCCGGCTCGACCTGCCACCGCCGGTCGTCATCCTCTGTGAACCGCAGCTTGGCGAGAACATCGGCACGGCGGCGCGCGCCATGGCCAATTTCGGCCTGCGCGACCTGCGCATCGTCAACCCGCGCGACGGTTGGCCGAGCGAGAAGGCCCGCGCGGCGGCAAGCCGCGCCGACCACGTGATCGAGGCCGTTCAGGTGTTCGACAGCGTGGAGGCGGCGATTGCCGATCTGGAGTTCGTCTTCGCCACCACGGCGCGCAGCCGCGAGGTGCCCAAGCCCGTGCGCGGGCCGGACGAGGCAGCGCGCACCGCGATCCGGCTGGGGGCGCAGGGCGCGCGCACCGGCTATCTCTTCGGGCGCGAGCGCTGGGGGCTCAACAACGACGAGGTGGCGCTCGCCGACGAGATCGTGACCCTGCCGGTCGACCCCGACTTCGCCTCGCTCAACATCGCCCAGGCGGTGCTGGTCTGCGCCTACGAATGGCGGCTGAAAGCGGTCGACGGGGCGCTGCCCTTCCGTCTCGACGAGGAGACGAATCCGCCGGCGAAAAAGGACGACCTGCAGCGGCTCTTCGAGCATCTGGAAGGCGCGCTCGACGCGGTGACCTTCTTCCGCCCGCCGGAAAAGCGTCCGTCCATGGTGCGCAACCTGCGCAACATCCTGCAGAAGGCGACGCTCACCGACCAGGAGGTCAAGACGCTGCGTGGGGTGATCGCCGCGCTCGAGCGCCGGCCGACCCGTCCGCACGCCGAAAGCGCGGACGCGCCGTCGGACGGCTGA
- a CDS encoding ABC transporter substrate-binding protein has protein sequence MNLARRTLIASATALLVALPAAQASELRVGFTRDADTLDPANHRNRETETLIRNIYDGLVTRDASMNVVPEIAESFTQVSPTTYDFTIREGITFHDGTPLTVEDVKFTFDRMIADGGMGDGQTSPRKSLLGPLTAVEILDDTTVRFTLSSPWPLLPAMLPFQEIVSKDFVEKVGTAGLATQTNGTGPFRLADWRKGDAIILERFEDYYGGASDIPPVGTACVERAIFKFIPESASRVAALLAGDVHIINELPPFSVAQVKANPNTDVMAVNGTRSFFIAMNMENELFADLKVRQALAHAIDKDLIVDRILGGNAVPISGILSPDAFGKNTELPAIPYDPEKARALLAEAGYPDGIDVVMDTTGAYKDTAQAVASLLNKAGIRTTVTVGEAGQLTSKWRTKGGAKSGDMYFTSWGNGSLDPYGIFNPTHRTDDRGNSAGYSNPELDALLDAAAVETDRAKRADLYREAEAMAAADVPYVYLWVPQDLYGVSKRLSGWQPSADSRINLHDACVD, from the coding sequence ATGAACCTTGCCAGAAGAACGCTGATCGCCTCGGCCACGGCCCTGCTCGTCGCGCTGCCGGCGGCGCAGGCGTCGGAACTGCGGGTGGGTTTCACCCGCGACGCCGACACGCTCGACCCGGCGAACCATCGCAACCGCGAGACGGAAACGCTCATCCGCAACATCTACGACGGTCTGGTGACCCGCGACGCGTCGATGAACGTGGTTCCCGAGATCGCCGAAAGCTTCACGCAGGTGTCTCCGACGACCTACGACTTCACCATCCGCGAGGGCATCACCTTCCATGACGGCACGCCGCTGACGGTCGAGGACGTCAAGTTCACCTTCGACCGGATGATCGCCGACGGCGGGATGGGCGACGGTCAGACCAGCCCGCGCAAGAGCCTGCTCGGCCCGCTGACCGCGGTCGAGATCCTCGACGACACGACGGTGCGCTTCACCCTGTCCTCGCCCTGGCCGCTGCTGCCCGCGATGCTGCCCTTCCAGGAGATCGTCTCGAAGGACTTCGTCGAGAAGGTCGGCACCGCCGGCCTTGCCACGCAGACCAACGGGACCGGCCCCTTCAGGCTCGCGGACTGGCGCAAGGGCGACGCGATCATCCTGGAACGCTTCGAGGACTATTACGGCGGTGCGTCCGACATTCCCCCGGTCGGCACGGCCTGCGTCGAGCGGGCGATCTTCAAGTTCATCCCGGAGTCGGCCTCGCGGGTCGCGGCCCTTCTGGCCGGCGACGTCCACATCATCAACGAGCTGCCGCCCTTCTCGGTCGCCCAGGTGAAGGCCAATCCGAACACCGACGTCATGGCGGTCAACGGCACGCGCTCCTTCTTCATCGCGATGAACATGGAAAACGAGCTGTTCGCCGACCTGAAGGTCCGCCAGGCGCTCGCCCATGCCATCGACAAGGACCTGATCGTCGACCGGATCCTGGGCGGCAACGCCGTGCCGATCAGCGGCATCCTGAGCCCCGACGCCTTCGGCAAGAACACCGAACTGCCGGCCATCCCCTATGATCCGGAGAAGGCGCGCGCGCTGCTGGCCGAGGCCGGCTATCCCGACGGCATCGACGTCGTCATGGACACCACCGGCGCCTACAAGGACACCGCACAGGCCGTCGCCTCGCTGCTGAACAAGGCCGGCATCCGCACCACCGTCACCGTCGGCGAGGCCGGCCAGCTGACCAGCAAGTGGCGCACCAAGGGCGGAGCGAAGTCCGGCGACATGTATTTCACCTCCTGGGGCAACGGCTCGCTCGACCCCTACGGCATCTTCAACCCCACCCACCGCACCGACGACCGCGGCAACTCCGCCGGCTATTCCAACCCGGAGCTGGATGCGCTTCTCGACGCGGCCGCGGTTGAAACGGACCGGGCGAAGCGCGCCGACCTCTATCGCGAGGCCGAAGCCATGGCCGCGGCCGACGTGCCTTACGTCTATCTGTGGGTTCCGCAGGATCTCTACGGCGTCTCCAAGCGCCTGAGCGGGTGGCAGCCGAGCGCCGACAGCCGCATCAACCTGCACGACGCCTGCGTCGACTGA
- a CDS encoding GNAT family N-acetyltransferase encodes MSDANATGEGRAPFEPVIERLSGAELAASVPALGALLRACVEGGAGVGFVLPLSSERAERFWAGQAAALCEGGAHLLVARLNGRIVGTVMVIPARQDNGRHRAEIAKMMVHPDARRRGLARRLLAAAEDLALSLGRRLLVLDTVTGDAAERLYAALGYHKVGVIPGYAAAARGGLDATTVFYKQLT; translated from the coding sequence ATGAGCGATGCGAATGCGACGGGCGAGGGCCGCGCCCCTTTCGAGCCCGTGATCGAGCGGCTGTCCGGCGCGGAACTCGCCGCGTCGGTTCCGGCGCTGGGCGCGCTGCTCAGGGCCTGCGTGGAAGGCGGGGCGGGCGTCGGCTTCGTGTTGCCGCTTTCCTCCGAGAGGGCTGAGCGGTTCTGGGCGGGGCAAGCGGCGGCGCTTTGCGAGGGAGGGGCCCATCTGCTGGTCGCCCGGTTGAACGGGCGCATCGTCGGCACGGTGATGGTGATCCCGGCGCGGCAGGACAACGGCCGCCACCGGGCGGAGATCGCCAAGATGATGGTGCATCCGGACGCCCGTCGCCGGGGCCTGGCCCGCCGGCTTCTCGCGGCGGCTGAAGATCTCGCGCTGTCGCTGGGACGCAGGCTTCTGGTGCTCGACACGGTCACGGGCGACGCGGCGGAGCGCCTCTATGCCGCGCTCGGGTACCATAAGGTCGGCGTCATTCCGGGCTATGCGGCGGCCGCGCGCGGGGGGCTGGACGCCACCACGGTGTTCTACAAGCAGCTGACGTGA
- the rpsD gene encoding 30S ribosomal protein S4 yields MSKRHGVKYKIDRRMGENIWGRPKSPANRREYGPGQHGQRRKGKLSDFGVQLRAKQKLKGYYGNISEKQFHKIYVEASRMKGDASENLIGLLERRLDAIVYRAKFVPTVFAARQFINHGHVKVNGRRVNVCSYRCRPGDVIEVREKSRQLPIVIEATQLAERDVPDYVVADHSKMSATFQRVPTLADVPYPVIMEPNLVVEFYSR; encoded by the coding sequence ATGTCGAAGCGCCATGGCGTTAAGTACAAGATCGACCGCCGGATGGGCGAAAACATCTGGGGTCGCCCGAAGTCTCCGGCAAACCGCCGCGAGTACGGCCCAGGCCAGCACGGTCAGCGCCGCAAGGGCAAGCTCTCCGACTTCGGCGTGCAGCTGCGCGCCAAGCAGAAGCTGAAGGGCTACTACGGCAACATCTCCGAGAAGCAGTTCCACAAGATCTATGTGGAAGCCTCGCGCATGAAGGGCGACGCCTCGGAGAACCTGATCGGTCTGCTCGAGCGCCGTCTCGACGCGATCGTCTACCGCGCGAAGTTCGTGCCGACCGTCTTCGCCGCGCGCCAGTTCATCAACCACGGCCACGTCAAGGTGAACGGCCGCCGGGTCAACGTGTGCAGCTACCGCTGCCGCCCGGGCGACGTCATCGAAGTGCGTGAGAAGTCGCGCCAGCTGCCGATCGTCATCGAGGCGACCCAGCTCGCCGAGCGCGACGTGCCGGACTATGTGGTCGCCGATCACTCCAAGATGTCGGCCACCTTCCAGCGCGTTCCGACGCTGGCCGATGTGCCGTACCCGGTGATCATGGAACCGAACCTCGTGGTCGAGTTCTACTCGCGTTAA
- a CDS encoding molybdopterin-dependent oxidoreductase translates to MTAGTSRAAASEAARTAPVVLSVDGAIAAPGFVNFTRADLARLGLHRIETVTPWSDTATVFEGPLLRRVLEHVRARGDTLKAVALNDYRITIPVSDARRHDVILAISENGKALGVRERGPVRVVYPWSADPDLRSELYYSRAIWQMRRLTVLPKGG, encoded by the coding sequence GTGACCGCAGGCACGTCCCGCGCGGCGGCCAGCGAGGCCGCGCGGACCGCGCCCGTCGTCCTGTCCGTCGACGGGGCGATCGCCGCCCCCGGCTTCGTGAATTTCACAAGGGCCGACCTGGCGCGCCTGGGGTTGCATCGCATCGAGACGGTGACCCCCTGGAGCGACACCGCGACAGTGTTCGAGGGACCGCTGCTGCGGCGCGTTCTGGAGCATGTGCGCGCGCGCGGCGACACGCTGAAGGCCGTCGCCCTCAACGACTATCGCATTACCATCCCGGTGTCGGATGCGCGGCGGCACGATGTGATCCTGGCGATCTCGGAGAACGGAAAGGCCCTCGGCGTGCGCGAGCGCGGGCCGGTGCGCGTGGTCTATCCCTGGTCGGCCGATCCGGATCTGCGCAGCGAGCTCTATTACTCGCGCGCGATCTGGCAGATGCGGCGGCTCACCGTTCTGCCGAAGGGCGGGTGA
- a CDS encoding ABC transporter permease, with translation MPLGKLVERLVHLVPVLLGVSLIVFMMMALTPGDPVEIMIGDQNVSAEDEAALRSDLGLDKPIAQRFLIFVGNAVQGDFGLSFYHRRPVSEVIAERLPATIELSLVALIIALVTAIPLGVLAAIRKNSIFDKMATVGSLLGVSLPGFWFGILLLMLFAVHLQILPVSGRIGFDSEVEPITHFLLIDSLLHGRLDAFWDALSHIILPAITLGLPMTAILMRVTRTSMLEVMRQDYITFAEAKGLKRTRIIFRHALKNALIPTVSVAAIETGSLLGGNMIVETVFGWPGLGRLVVESIFLRNYPLVQAAVLFYAVTYVFLNFFADILYTLLNPRVKL, from the coding sequence ATGCCACTGGGCAAGCTTGTCGAACGTCTCGTCCACCTCGTCCCGGTCCTGCTCGGCGTCAGTCTCATCGTCTTCATGATGATGGCGCTCACGCCGGGCGACCCGGTCGAAATCATGATCGGCGACCAGAACGTCAGCGCCGAGGACGAGGCCGCCCTGCGCAGCGACCTCGGCCTCGACAAGCCGATCGCCCAGCGCTTTCTCATCTTCGTCGGAAACGCCGTTCAGGGCGACTTCGGCCTGAGTTTCTATCACCGCCGTCCGGTCAGCGAGGTCATCGCCGAGCGGCTGCCGGCGACGATCGAACTCAGCCTGGTCGCCCTGATCATCGCGCTCGTCACCGCCATTCCGCTGGGCGTGCTGGCGGCCATTCGCAAGAACTCGATCTTCGACAAGATGGCGACCGTCGGCTCGCTTCTCGGGGTGTCGCTGCCCGGCTTCTGGTTCGGCATCCTGTTGCTGATGCTCTTCGCGGTGCATTTGCAGATCCTGCCGGTCTCGGGCCGCATCGGCTTCGACAGCGAGGTCGAGCCGATCACCCACTTCCTGCTGATCGACAGTCTGCTGCACGGGCGCCTCGACGCCTTTTGGGACGCGCTGTCGCACATCATCCTGCCCGCGATCACCCTCGGGCTTCCGATGACGGCGATCCTGATGCGCGTCACCCGCACCTCCATGCTGGAGGTCATGCGGCAGGATTACATCACCTTCGCCGAGGCCAAGGGTCTGAAGCGCACGCGGATCATCTTCCGCCACGCCCTGAAGAACGCGCTGATCCCCACGGTCTCGGTCGCCGCCATCGAAACCGGCTCGCTGCTCGGCGGCAACATGATCGTCGAGACGGTCTTCGGCTGGCCCGGCCTCGGCCGTCTGGTGGTGGAGAGCATCTTCCTGCGCAACTACCCGCTCGTGCAGGCGGCGGTGCTCTTCTACGCCGTGACCTACGTGTTCCTGAACTTCTTCGCCGACATCCTCTACACGCTGCTCAATCCGAGGGTGAAACTGTGA